Proteins encoded by one window of Aspergillus puulaauensis MK2 DNA, chromosome 4, nearly complete sequence:
- a CDS encoding cytochrome P450 (COG:Q;~EggNog:ENOG410PJG6;~InterPro:IPR001128,IPR017972,IPR002401,IPR036396;~PFAM:PF00067;~TransMembrane:2 (o26-43i311-334o);~go_function: GO:0005506 - iron ion binding [Evidence IEA];~go_function: GO:0016705 - oxidoreductase activity, acting on paired donors, with incorporation or reduction of molecular oxygen [Evidence IEA];~go_function: GO:0020037 - heme binding [Evidence IEA];~go_process: GO:0055114 - oxidation-reduction process [Evidence IEA]): MYQNMTLAGASFPSIELPPTLPDHSITFWPLAALLALMVYFSCNRPLGNIRDNQIPKGPRGLPILGCFLSLTKFPELTLDKWAHQYGGLYSVWIGSQLFVIISDPKVAKDLMVTNGTVFSSRRETYIKGQTVFSLRGVVSNPYNDRWRKHRRLANNWLTPRAVRTYVPMMERKSRALIKDMLDESQQGLIPVSPQPHASCCAFSVMAEITFGARFEGTDHPVVKRGAELNKEFVNCTGPVSNLVDFIPILQFFPSAMQRRAKKLHCGLVETYGGLLTEIEQKLQQGVDVPKCLARALVECREKDDLDDLDAAMLVSAFMIGGVETTAAIMQWFFAIIPAYPEIQKKAQAELDHVVGRERLPNNDDEENLSYCRAIIKEVGRFRSPLWLSTPHSTSEDFVYGDQFIPKDTVVLLNTWTMQRDPVRHPNPYEFDPERYIDDPLSSSESAKTPDPMQRDHWVFGIGRRVCPGIMVAERELFLVISRMLWAFDMREIPGEPVDLKEYEGLSGRSPKPFRIRLVPRHEGVVGVLEGDSQYRSR; the protein is encoded by the exons ATGTATCAAAACATGACTCTTGCGGGTGCTTCTTTTCCGAGTATAGAACTGCCGCCGACACTCCCTGACCACTCTATAACCTTTTGGCCACTTGCAGCGTTGCTTGCCCTTATGGTCTATTTTTCCTGTAATCGACCACTCGGTAATATCAGAGACAACCAAATCCCCAAAGGGCCCAGAGGCCTTCCTATTCTGG GCTGCTTCCTATCTTTGACCAAATTCCCTGAACTTACGCTGGACAAATGGGCCCATCAATACGGCGGGCTCTATTCAGTCTGGATAGGCAGCCAACTGTTCGTCATAATATCCGACCCAAAGGTCGCCAAAGACCTGATGGTCACGAACGGCACGGTATTCTCCTCGCGAAGGGAAACCTATATTAAGGGCCAAACAGTCTTCAGCCTCCGTGGTGTTGTTTCCAATCCCTATAACGACCGGTG GCGCAAGCACCGCCGTCTTGCCAACAACTGGCTGACTCCGCGCGCTGTAAGAACATATGTCCCGATGATGGAGCGCAAGTCGAGAGCTCTCATCAAGGACATGCTCGATGAGAGTCAGCAGGGGTTGATACCCGTTAGCCCCCAG cctcaCGCCAGTTGCTGCGCATTCAGCGTTATGGCTGAAATCACTTTCGGGGCCCGCTTTGAAGGAACCGACCATCCGGTCGTGAAGCGTGGCGCGGAGCTTAACAAGGAGTTTGT GAACTGCACTGGCCCCGTATCTAACCTCGTGGACTTCATTCCCATCCTGCAATTCTTCCCCAGTGCCATGCAGAGACGCGCAAAGAAACTCCACTGCGGCCTGGTGGAAACATATGGCGGGCTGCTTACGGAGATTGAACAGAAACTGCAGCAAGGAGTGGATGTACCGAAATGTCTTGCGAGAGCTCTAGTTGAGTGTCGCGAGAAAGATGACTTGGATGATCTGGACGCAGCCATGCTGGTCTCTGCTTTCATGATCGGGGGTGTTGAGACG ACCGCCGCCATAATGCAATGGTTCTTCGCAATAATCCCAGCATACCCCGAGATCCAGAAAAAGGCCCAGGCCGAGCTCGACCACGTAGTTGGCCGTGAGCGTCTACCCaacaacgacgacgaagagaacCTCTCCTACTGCCGCGCCATAATCAAAGAAGTCGGACGCTTCCGCAGCCCTTTATGGCTGAGCACCCCGCATTCAACCAGCGAGGACTTTGTCTACGGCGACCAGTTCATTCCCAAGGACACAGTTGTCTTGCTGAATACATGGACAATGCAGCGAGACCCCGTGCGTCACCCAAACCCGTATGAATTCGAC CCCGAACGGTACATAGACGACCCCCTCAGCTCCTCCGAGAGCGCCAAAACGCCCGACCCCATGCAGCGCGACCACTGGGTATTCGGTATCGGGCGACGAGTGTGTCCCGGGATTATGGTCGCCGAGCGCGAGCTCTTCCTTGTTATCTCGCGGATGCTCTGGGCGTTTGATATGCGTGAGATTCCGGGCGAGCCGGTTGATTTGAAGGAGTATGAGGGGTTGTCTGGGAGGTCCCCTAAGCCGTTTCGGATTCGGCTTGTGCCGAGGCATGAGGGTGTTGttggggtgttggagggtGATTCTCAGTATAGATCTAGATAG
- a CDS encoding uncharacterized protein (COG:S;~EggNog:ENOG410PXCF), translated as MARTKGARTRQFKDHASNPYTVVHYASTQDSPICKLSVHLYTLSNLNLDPGSLGRSLLDSETFVFSLDAMDWSPRVDVYAPQPSIEACIEHHRREKEYRARARDEFRRKVATDAASTAGEAGDGDGDAAQQALLNLGGKEPLPHIVPTLCVSAAFWDRHRCMFQERYRSFILVVPEECLTWEEVEEKGLWLVKFDQDVSPAMEVDAADGAASKDEADWVHVKSRNWGPPVSIERVSVVEDSEIGEDDEAEPMASLLDKWTGLTSVFSDCTCRTVHCEGCYKSNGRPHEDCEVERSEHYFDSDGQCIACRREWDIRRLAALDNHWYPEPCLELEYEGLFT; from the exons ATGGCACGCACCAAAGGCGCCAGAACAAGGCAATTCAAAGACCACGCAAGCAACCCATACACAGTCGTCCACTACGCCTCCACGCAGGACTCACCAATCTGCAAGCTAAGCGTCCACCTGTACACACTATCCAACCTGAATCTTGATCCCGGATCTCTCGGCAGAAGTCTCCTCGATTCGGAAACATTTGTGTTCTCGCTCGATGCAATGGACTGGTCCCCGCGGGTGGACGTTTACGCACCGCAGCCAAGCATCGAGGCTTGTATTGAGCATCACCGCAGGGAGAAAGAATACCGAGCGCGTGCGAGAGATGAGTTCCGCCGGAAAGTAGCAACCGATGCTGCTTCTACAGCgggtgaagctggagatggggatggggatgctgcGCAGCAGGCGCTCCTAAATCTAGGTGGAAAGGAACCGCTGCCGCATATTGTGCCGACGTTGTGTGTTTCTGCAGCTTTCTGGGATAGGCACCGCTGCATGTTTCAGGAGCGGTATCGCAGTTTTATTTTGGTTGTTCCGGAGGAGTGTTTGACttgggaggaagtggaggagaaggggctGTGGCTTGTGAAGTTTGATCAGGATGTTTCGCCTGCTATGGaggttgatgctgctgaTGGGGCTGCTTCGAAAGATGAGGCAGACTGGGTACATGTGAAGAGTCGGAACTGGGGCCCGCCGGTTTCTATTGAGAGGGTCTCTGTTGTGGAGGATTCAGAGattggcgaggatgatgaagctgagcCCATGGCGAGTTTGCTGGACAAGTGGACTGGCCTTACTAGTGTATTTAGTGATTGCACTTGTCGGACTGTTCATTGCGAGGGCTGCTATAAGTCTAATGGTAGGCCACATGAGGACTGTGAGGTTGAAAG GAGTGAGCACTATTTTGATAGTGATGGACAGTGCATTGCATGTCGACGAGAGTGGGATATCAGGAGACTTGCTGCTCTAGACAATCATTGGTATCCAGAACCCTGTTTAGAGCTAGAATATGAGGGCCTGTTTACATAA
- a CDS encoding uncharacterized protein (COG:K;~EggNog:ENOG410PVFB;~InterPro:IPR036864,IPR001138;~PFAM:PF00172;~go_function: GO:0000981 - DNA-binding transcription factor activity, RNA polymerase II-specific [Evidence IEA];~go_function: GO:0008270 - zinc ion binding [Evidence IEA];~go_process: GO:0006355 - regulation of transcription, DNA-templated [Evidence IEA]) — MDDQDLVHQRKRRRAKVACDPCRERKRKCDGRQPCGTCTRLEYDCSYKGMAVQVRNIPSASSNSFGAAIESSASTGQPDERRKRKHQSSAPGVDVHRHVQLLEANSGAAFVRKLGLHIDPSNAPRLHLFAWNTGERLARCAPGAVRPVISMLTAAEMTRLALIYFDKVAETYGFIDRSLFFKRLHARWNTSGSNTAYDSVFCGVAALALHFSERFPMAFEPDLVETAKTLLEQNSLQTPPSVDTVKGWILRVAYLRMTSTPHATWLASCSLMHVAEAANIHLEGHLETVFNDNPSETIALDLRRRLWGLAQHFNIWASFDLGRSRITLSGACTTKPVDAEPAASASASEAPPGSIGTPGDSTSQILSLVPLTERLDPNKPRSVEELENDIIQVLAEARGAPTATMSQVNLMLCIFRRLRAQGSIDTLHPHMDRIIALAMKGLDASLSMVASYSPWHHAANIPFQVVCLLLAIDSQASLGLLGRAMGVLRAVRDRWDSAVMREAYSTAVLLVYLHQRRKEDDARSLRGVLEVYSTTASTPGELGSASASASASAGLDADMGMGGAEIGVDAPQQDWTAAYAAEVSWLGNLVSDMPALREIDVEQFLMQPGGGGGFSI, encoded by the coding sequence ATGGATGATCAAGATCTAGTACACCAGAGAAAGCGCCGTCGGGCCAAGGTCGCCTGCGACCCATGTCGCGAGAGGAAGCGAAAGTGCGACGGCCGCCAGCCATGCGGGACGTGTACGCGACTCGAGTATGACTGCAGTTACAAGGGAATGGCAGTTCAAGTGAGAAATATACCGTCGGCATCGTCAAATAGTTTTGGAGCTGCAATAGAATCATCGGCTTCCACGGGCCAGCCAgatgagaggaggaagaggaagcaccAGTCCAGTGCCCCCGGAGTCGATGTGCACCGCCATGTCCAGCTGCTGGAGGCCAATTCAGGCGCCGCATTCGTCAGGAAGCTCGGACTGCATATTGATCCTTCGAATGCGCCTCGGCTGCATCTGTTTGCGTGGAATACCGGAGAGCGCCTGGCGAGATGCGCACCAGGGGCTGTCAGGCCGGTGATAAGCATGCTGACCGCAGCGGAGATGACTCGCCTCGCCCTGATTTACTTTGACAAAGTCGCCGAAACATACGGGTTTATAGATCgcagcctcttcttcaagcgaCTGCATGCCAGATGGAATACCTCAGGGTCCAATACAGCCTACGACTCTGTCTTCTGCGGCGTCGCGGCCCTGGCGTTGCACTTCTCAGAGCGCTTCCCCATGGCCTTCGAGCCCGATCTCGTCGAGACCGCAAAGACCCTCCTGGAGCAGAACTCCCTGCAAACGCCACCCTCCGTCGACACAGTCAAAGGCTGGATCCTGCGCGTCGCATACCTCCGCATGACCTCCACACCGCACGCAACATGGCTCGCAAGCTGCTCGCTCATGCACGTCGCCGAAGCCGCCAACATCCACCTCGAAGGACACCTAGAGACCGTCTTCAACGACAACCCGTCCGAAACAATCGCACTCgatctccgccgccgcctctgGGGTCTCGCGCAGCACTTCAACATCTGGGCCTCCTTCGACCTCGGCCGCAGCAGGATCACCCTCTCCGGCGCCTGCACCACAAAGCCAGTCGACGCCGAgccagcagcatcagcatcagcatcagaagCACCCCCAGGATCCATAGGGACACCAGGAGACTCCACCTCGCAAATCCTCTCCCTGGTCCCACTAACTGAGCGTCTAGATCCCAACAAGCCGCGCTccgtcgaagagctcgaaaaCGACATCATCCAAGTCCTCGCCGAGGCCCGCGGCGCTCCTACCGCCACCATGTCCCAGGTGAACCTCATGCTATGCATATTCCGACGCCTCCGTGCGCAGGGGTCCATCGATACACTACATCCACACATGGACCGCATCATCGCCCTGGCGATGAAAGGCCTGGACGCGTCGCTGTCTATGGTGGCTAGTTACAGTCCCTGGCATCATGCGGCGAATATCCCGTTCCAGGTTGTTTGTCTGTTGCTGGCGATCGATAGCCAGGCGTcgctggggctgttggggaGGGCGATGGGGGTGTTGAGGGCGGTTAGGGATCGGTGGGATAGTGCGGTTATGCGCGAGGCGTACAGCACGGCTGTGTTGTTGGTTTATTTGCATCAGAGGCGAAAGGAGGACGATgcgaggagtttgaggggggtgttggaggtttATTCTACCACGGCTTCGACGCCTGGGGAGCTTGGGTCGGCGTCTGCGTCGGCGTCTGCGTCTGCTGGGTTGGATGCGGATATGGGAATGGGAGGGGCTGAAATTGGGGTTGATGCACCGCAGCAGGACTGGACGGCGGCGTATGCGGCGGAGGTTTCGTGGTTGGGGAATCTGGTGTCTGATATGCCGGCGTTGAGGGAGATTGATGTAGAGCAGTTCTTGATGCAgcctggtggtggaggtggattcTCAATATGA
- a CDS encoding uncharacterized protein (COG:G;~EggNog:ENOG410QDAA;~InterPro:IPR011701,IPR036259;~PFAM:PF07690;~TransMembrane:11 (o20-40i61-81o87-108i120-142o148-173i185-204o224-245i292-310o316-336i357-378o384-404i);~go_function: GO:0022857 - transmembrane transporter activity [Evidence IEA];~go_process: GO:0055085 - transmembrane transport [Evidence IEA]), which translates to MQTEKPQDESTAAKAPDGGFRAWLHVALCHTVFLNTWGLTNSYGIFQQYYTRALNRSQDDIGWIGGIQMFLLLFAGVFSGRLTDAGYFKPCLITGVTLQVFGLCMASISTRFYQILLSQAVCVGLGSGLIFTPGLSVMGSYFHKKRPIAVGLAAAGAATGGILYPATANALLTHTSIGYGWTMRILALILLIIHIPSVIAYSPYLPPRPTGPVIEWTAFREKPFLFFTAAMFLNFWGLYMAFYYLGTFAREQVHLSGSSDSINLLIVLNAVGIVGRSAPGFIAERYTGITNITLFISLVSAVCVYSWAGIRENDAAGLYVWTVIYGLFAGAAQALFPAMATRQTDDLRKVGTRTGMVMTIVSFSCLTAPAIQGALIGADGGRYLGAQMFSGSAILVGMGCLGVYRGCKAGWGVVKV; encoded by the coding sequence ATGCAGACCGAAAAGCCTCAAGATGAAAGCACCGCAGCAAAAGCACCAGACGGTGGCTTTCGAGCCTGGCTACACGTCGCTCTGTGTCACACCGTCTTCCTGAACACCTGGGGCCTGACGAACAGCTACGGCATCTTCCAGCAATACTACACTCGAGCCCTCAACCGCAGCCAGGACGACATCGGCTGGATTGGGGGCATCCAGAtgttcctccttctcttcgccgGCGTCTTCTCCGGCCGCCTCACAGACGCGGGCTATTTCAAACCCTgcctcatcaccggcgtcACACTGCAAGTGTTTGGTCTGTGCAtggcctccatctcaacccgCTTCTACCAGATCCTCCTCAGTCAAGCCGTCTGCGTCGGCCTAGGAAGCGGCCTCATCTTCACCCCAGGCCTCTCAGTAATGGGCTCCTACTTCCACAAGAAGCGCCCTATCGCCGTTGGACTCGCTGCCGCCGGCGCCGCAACAGGCGGGATCCTATACCCAGCCACAGCGAACGCCCTCCTTACACATACCTCCATCGGATACGGCTGGACAATGCGCATCCTGGCGCTCATCCTGCTCATAATCCACATTCCATCGGTAATTGCATACAGCCCGTACCTCCCGCCGCGCCCCACAGGCCCTGTAATCGAATGGACGGCCTTTCGCGAAAAGCCCTTCCTCTTTTTCACGGCCGCCATGTTCCTCAACTTCTGGGGCCTCTACATGGCCTTCTACTACCTGGGCACATTTGCAAGGGAACAGGTCCATCTATCTGGCTCCTCGGACTCGATTAACCTGCTTATTGTGCTTAATGCGGTTGGGATCGTGGGGCGCAGTGCACCCGGGTTTATAGCGGAGCGGTACACGGGGATAACCAACATTACGCTCTTCATCTCGCTGGTCTCTGCGGTCTGCGTGTATTCCTGGGCCGGGATTCGGGAGAATGACGCGGCGGGATTGTATGTGTGGACGGTTATATATGGGCTGTTTGCGGGAGCTGCGCAGGCTCTTTTCCCGGCTATGGCGACGAGGCAGACGGATGATTTGAGGAAGGTGGGGACGCGGACGGGCATGGTGATGACGATTGTGAGCTTTTCGTGCTTGACGGCGCCGGCGATCCAGGGGGCGTTGATTGGGGCTGATGGGGGGAGGTATCTGGGGGCGCAGATGTTTTCTGGGAGTGCGATTCTGGTGGGAATGGGCTGTTTGGGGGTTTATCGGGGGTGTAAGGCTGGTTGGGGGGTGGTGAAGGTTTAA